A genomic window from Streptomyces sp. MST-110588 includes:
- a CDS encoding GNAT family N-acetyltransferase, giving the protein MIPLTARTIGTRRLDLLPLHVEHAEEMAAVLSDPALHTFIGGTPDTPQALRSRYRRISAGSPDPAVSWLNWVISLRNESCLTGTVQATISPSGHGPVAEVAWVVGSPWQGRGNATEAARGLVDWLSRQPVHTVIAHIHPEHRASAAVATAAGLTPTAECHDGELRWHRHISR; this is encoded by the coding sequence GTGATCCCCCTTACGGCCCGGACCATCGGCACCAGACGGCTGGACCTGCTGCCGCTGCACGTCGAGCACGCCGAGGAGATGGCTGCCGTGCTGTCCGACCCGGCTCTGCACACCTTCATCGGCGGTACTCCGGACACCCCGCAAGCCCTGCGCTCGCGCTACCGGCGCATCTCCGCGGGCTCTCCCGATCCGGCCGTCTCCTGGCTGAACTGGGTGATCAGCCTTCGTAACGAGTCCTGCCTGACAGGTACCGTGCAGGCGACGATCAGCCCCTCCGGCCATGGCCCCGTGGCCGAGGTCGCCTGGGTGGTGGGTTCCCCGTGGCAGGGGAGAGGCAACGCCACCGAAGCGGCCCGAGGACTCGTCGACTGGCTCAGCCGACAGCCGGTGCACACCGTCATCGCCCACATCCACCCCGAACACCGGGCATCCGCCGCCGTCGCCACCGCCGCCGGACTCACACCCACCGCCGAATGCCACGACGGCGAACTCCGATGGCACCGACACATCAGCCGATAG
- a CDS encoding response regulator transcription factor produces MPASPAAGPDAPLRVFILDDHEVVRRGIRDLLEAEEDIEVVGEASTAREALSRVPATRPHVAVLDVRLGDHGGGGDHEGIGVCRELRARMPELACLMLTSFDDDEALFDAIMAGAAGYVLKQINGSDLVTAVRTVATGKSTLDPRTAARVMARLRGPQDAQRPDAAPDSEESQLERLSPRERQILDLIGEGLTNRQIADRLFLAEKTVKNRISSILSKLGVGRRVQAAVIAGRVRDQKPRRGLA; encoded by the coding sequence GTGCCCGCGTCGCCCGCCGCCGGGCCGGACGCACCGCTACGGGTCTTCATCCTCGACGACCACGAAGTGGTACGCCGTGGGATACGCGACCTCCTCGAAGCGGAAGAGGACATCGAAGTGGTGGGTGAGGCGTCGACGGCGCGGGAAGCCCTGTCGCGGGTGCCGGCCACCCGGCCGCACGTGGCGGTCCTCGACGTACGCCTCGGGGACCATGGAGGCGGCGGCGACCACGAGGGCATCGGGGTATGCCGCGAACTGCGGGCCCGCATGCCGGAACTGGCCTGTCTGATGCTGACGTCCTTCGACGACGACGAAGCACTCTTCGACGCCATCATGGCGGGCGCGGCGGGCTATGTGCTCAAGCAGATCAACGGCTCGGACCTGGTGACCGCCGTCCGCACGGTCGCCACCGGCAAGTCGACCCTGGACCCGCGTACGGCCGCACGGGTCATGGCCCGCCTGCGCGGCCCCCAGGACGCGCAGCGTCCGGACGCCGCACCGGACTCCGAGGAATCGCAACTCGAACGCCTCTCACCCCGCGAACGGCAGATCCTGGACCTGATCGGCGAAGGCCTGACTAACCGTCAGATCGCCGACCGACTGTTCCTGGCGGAGAAGACGGTGAAAAATCGTATCTCCTCGATCCTCTCCAAACTGGGCGTAGGCCGCCGCGTCCAGGCCGCAGTAATCGCCGGCCGAGTACGAGACCAAAAGCCCCGCCGCGGCCTGGCCTGA
- a CDS encoding globin domain-containing protein: MNVVDGKYHALLARHDAMRLRRQLLNPSQGPAQNPAQNSVQSSGQGPVQSPGEDTNGPGAPAGYRAAPNTLATGAATAFYKGAATDQLLITQSLDLVTPFEDLISHLYDAMFEQWPYLRSLFPESMEFQRKHLAAIFWYLIENLHRPDEIATVFSRLGRDHRKLGVRPVHYEAFEMSLCQALRRTAGPRWQDATEQAWLRMLRFAVAAMVQGAEASLGEPADWQATVTSHELRRPDLAVLRVQPHEPYPYRAGQYTSVASPLLPQTWRQYSLACAPRPDGELELHVRRAGRGGLSEALVTRTQPGDTLRLGPAGGTMTLDEDVTRDLLLVAGDTGWAAAKALLEELFTHGAYGRSVHLFLGTRDTSGPYDAEVLAELERRRPWLRVVPVIGTGPGAAGYRALAEAVSQHGDWSEHLAYVSGPPALVGPTVARLAATQLPAERIRHDPLPDDLAPAVPV, encoded by the coding sequence ATGAATGTTGTGGACGGGAAGTACCACGCGCTACTGGCTCGGCACGACGCGATGCGGCTGCGCCGGCAACTCCTGAACCCGAGCCAGGGGCCCGCACAGAACCCCGCACAGAACTCCGTGCAGAGCTCCGGACAGGGCCCGGTGCAGAGTCCGGGGGAGGATACGAACGGCCCCGGCGCACCGGCCGGTTACCGCGCCGCGCCCAACACCCTCGCCACAGGTGCGGCCACGGCCTTCTACAAGGGGGCCGCGACCGACCAGCTCCTGATCACCCAGTCCCTCGATCTGGTCACCCCCTTCGAGGACTTGATCAGCCACCTCTACGACGCCATGTTCGAGCAGTGGCCCTACCTGCGGTCACTGTTCCCGGAGTCGATGGAGTTCCAGCGCAAGCACCTCGCCGCCATCTTCTGGTACCTGATCGAAAACCTGCACCGCCCGGACGAGATCGCCACGGTCTTCTCCCGGCTCGGCCGGGACCACCGCAAGCTCGGTGTGCGGCCGGTGCACTACGAGGCGTTCGAGATGTCGCTGTGCCAGGCGCTGCGCCGCACCGCCGGCCCGCGCTGGCAGGACGCCACCGAGCAGGCATGGCTGCGGATGCTGCGGTTCGCCGTGGCCGCCATGGTCCAGGGCGCGGAAGCCTCCCTCGGCGAGCCCGCCGACTGGCAGGCCACGGTCACCTCGCACGAGCTGCGCCGCCCCGACCTGGCCGTGCTGCGCGTACAGCCTCACGAGCCCTACCCCTACCGGGCCGGGCAGTACACCTCGGTCGCCTCCCCGCTCCTCCCCCAGACCTGGCGGCAGTACTCGCTGGCCTGCGCGCCACGGCCGGACGGCGAGCTGGAGCTCCACGTACGGCGGGCCGGCCGGGGCGGGCTGAGCGAGGCCCTGGTGACCCGTACGCAGCCCGGCGACACGCTGCGCCTGGGCCCGGCCGGCGGCACGATGACACTCGACGAGGACGTCACGCGCGACCTGCTGCTGGTGGCGGGCGACACCGGCTGGGCCGCCGCCAAGGCCCTGCTGGAAGAGCTGTTCACCCATGGGGCGTACGGCCGCAGCGTGCACCTCTTCCTCGGTACGCGGGACACCTCCGGCCCGTACGACGCCGAGGTGCTGGCCGAACTGGAGCGCCGCCGCCCCTGGTTGCGGGTGGTGCCGGTGATCGGTACGGGCCCCGGGGCGGCCGGCTACCGGGCGCTGGCCGAGGCCGTGTCCCAGCACGGCGACTGGTCCGAACACCTGGCGTACGTCAGCGGGCCGCCCGCACTGGTCGGCCCCACCGTGGCTCGTCTGGCCGCCACCCAGTTGCCCGCCGAGCGCATCCGTCACGACCCGCTGCCGGACGACCTCGCACCGGCGGTCCCGGTGTGA
- a CDS encoding class I SAM-dependent methyltransferase produces MSRSFEDLVEEAETVSVEGWDFSWLDGRATEQRPSWGYQRLMSDRLAQASAALDIQTGGGEVLAGAPKLPPVMVATESWPPNVAKATRLLHPRGAAVVADADEPPLPFADGAFDLVTSRHPATVWWQEITRVLQGGGTYLSQQVGHSSVFELVEYFLGPQPEHVRRSRHPDDARAQAEAAGLEVLDLRFESLRTEFFDIGAVIYFLRKVIWMVPGFTVEEYRGPLRELHERIQDEGPFVAHATRYLIEARKPA; encoded by the coding sequence ATGTCACGCAGTTTCGAGGACCTGGTGGAAGAGGCCGAGACCGTCTCCGTGGAGGGCTGGGACTTCTCCTGGCTCGACGGCCGCGCCACCGAGCAGCGCCCTTCCTGGGGCTACCAGCGTCTTATGAGCGACCGCCTGGCGCAGGCGTCCGCCGCGCTGGACATCCAGACGGGCGGTGGTGAGGTTCTCGCCGGCGCGCCGAAGCTGCCCCCGGTGATGGTGGCCACGGAATCCTGGCCACCCAATGTGGCCAAGGCCACCCGGCTGCTGCACCCGCGCGGCGCGGCCGTTGTCGCGGACGCCGACGAACCGCCGCTGCCGTTCGCCGACGGGGCCTTCGACCTGGTGACCAGCCGGCACCCGGCGACCGTCTGGTGGCAGGAGATCACCCGGGTGCTCCAGGGCGGCGGAACGTATCTCTCCCAGCAGGTCGGGCACTCCAGCGTCTTCGAGCTGGTCGAGTACTTCCTCGGGCCGCAGCCCGAACACGTACGGCGTTCACGTCACCCCGACGACGCCCGCGCACAGGCCGAGGCCGCCGGGCTGGAGGTCCTTGACCTGCGTTTCGAGTCCCTGCGTACGGAGTTCTTCGACATCGGCGCGGTGATCTACTTCCTGCGGAAGGTGATCTGGATGGTGCCCGGCTTCACCGTCGAGGAGTACCGGGGCCCACTGCGGGAGCTGCATGAACGGATCCAGGACGAGGGCCCCTTCGTCGCCCACGCGACGCGCTACCTGATCGAGGCCCGCAAACCCGCCTGA
- a CDS encoding nitroreductase family deazaflavin-dependent oxidoreductase yields MPRKVRATPSPTGWRRLLARAPIHLYRWHLGRLMGGRVLLLTHTGRKSGRPRQVVLEVTGRTPGTGAYRLASGLGPTSQWYRNILHTPEVTIQVGGRRTAAVARPMTPEESGRAMAEYAPRHPRTARRLMGVCGIETDGTAEDYYLVGRDHIPFVEITPVAPDAPVAPGTSA; encoded by the coding sequence ATGCCCCGTAAGGTCAGAGCCACTCCGTCGCCTACGGGGTGGCGTCGGCTGCTCGCCCGCGCGCCGATCCATCTCTACCGCTGGCACCTGGGGCGGCTGATGGGCGGCCGGGTCCTGCTGCTCACCCACACCGGGCGCAAGAGCGGGCGCCCCCGGCAGGTCGTACTGGAAGTGACCGGGCGCACCCCGGGCACCGGCGCCTACCGCCTCGCCTCCGGCCTCGGCCCCACCTCCCAGTGGTACCGCAACATCCTCCACACCCCCGAGGTCACCATCCAGGTCGGCGGGCGCCGTACCGCCGCCGTCGCCCGCCCCATGACGCCCGAGGAATCGGGCCGGGCGATGGCCGAGTACGCGCCGCGCCATCCGCGTACGGCCCGTCGGCTCATGGGTGTCTGCGGCATCGAGACGGACGGGACCGCGGAGGACTACTACCTCGTCGGACGCGATCACATCCCGTTCGTGGAGATCACGCCGGTCGCGCCGGACGCGCCCGTTGCGCCCGGCACGTCTGCGTAG
- a CDS encoding terpene synthase family protein, with product MTQQARTTTQPFQLPRFYMPYPARLNPHLEEARAHAKEWARGMGMLEGSGIWDERDLDAHDYALLCSYTHPDCDGPALSLVTDWYVWVFFFDDHFLETFKRTQDRKGGKEYLDRLPAFMPMDLDTPVPEPRNPVEAGLADLWARTVPAMSPEWRARFAESTENLLNESLWELSNINAGRVPNPVEYIEMRRKVGGAPWSAGLVEYAAGAEVPAAVADARPLRVLRDTFADAVHLRNDLFSYERETRDEGELSNGVLVLETFLDCTTQEAADAVNDLLTSRLQQFEHTTLTELPALFAEKGLDARSCADVLAYAKGLQDWQSGGHEWHMRSSRYMNGGGGGGEGVRSAPLPGAGAVSGGGAGAGGRTGGGVGGLGPGNSGALVGWSPFFLNRLGTSAVDLPKALAEAAATVAAGADTVAAGAKGLRRYTHVPYEKVGPSRLPEFFMPFEVTLSPHLETSRRNTVQWARHVGFFGPQPGVPHSDIWDEEMVAGFDFPLCSAGLHPDATPEELDLSAAWLTWGTYGDDYYPKVFGRTRDLAGAKVCTDRLSAFMPLGDGDGYGDGDTGAAAEPVSVPVPEPASVHVPVPANAMERGLADLWARTAGPMTPEARRAFRTAIESMTTSWLWELDNQAQNRIPDPVDYIEMRRRTFGSDLTMSLCRLGHGRRVPPEIYRSGPVQSLEHAAADYACLTNDVFSYQKEIEYEGEVHNAVLVIQNFFGCDYPAAVRIVQDLMTSRMREFQHVAGHELPVLYDDFDLPEETRTVLDGYVRELENWMSGILLWHRQCHRYGDADLRHWARPYPRGGAGTGPRGGAAATRWSGGPTGLGTSAARLVGSLADR from the coding sequence ATGACGCAGCAGGCGCGAACGACGACACAGCCCTTCCAACTGCCCCGCTTCTACATGCCCTACCCGGCGCGGCTGAACCCGCATTTGGAGGAGGCCCGCGCCCACGCCAAGGAGTGGGCGCGGGGGATGGGCATGCTGGAAGGCTCCGGCATCTGGGACGAGCGGGACCTGGACGCCCATGACTACGCCCTGCTCTGCTCCTACACCCACCCCGACTGCGACGGCCCCGCGCTGTCGCTGGTCACGGACTGGTACGTCTGGGTCTTCTTCTTCGACGACCACTTCCTGGAGACCTTCAAACGCACACAGGACCGGAAGGGCGGTAAGGAATACCTGGACCGCCTGCCGGCCTTCATGCCCATGGACCTGGACACCCCCGTTCCCGAGCCGCGCAATCCGGTAGAGGCGGGGCTCGCGGACCTGTGGGCCCGTACGGTGCCCGCCATGTCCCCCGAGTGGCGCGCCCGGTTCGCCGAGAGCACCGAGAACCTGTTGAACGAGTCCCTGTGGGAGCTGTCCAACATCAACGCGGGCCGGGTCCCCAATCCGGTCGAGTACATCGAAATGCGCCGCAAGGTGGGCGGCGCCCCCTGGTCCGCCGGGCTGGTGGAGTACGCGGCGGGCGCCGAGGTTCCGGCCGCCGTCGCGGATGCGCGCCCGCTGCGGGTCCTCAGGGACACCTTCGCCGACGCCGTCCACCTGCGTAACGACCTGTTCTCCTATGAGCGTGAGACGCGGGACGAGGGGGAGTTGAGCAATGGCGTACTGGTCCTGGAGACGTTCTTGGACTGTACGACCCAGGAGGCCGCGGACGCCGTCAATGACCTGCTGACCTCACGCCTTCAGCAGTTCGAGCACACGACCCTGACCGAACTGCCCGCGCTCTTCGCCGAGAAGGGCCTGGACGCGCGCTCCTGCGCCGATGTGCTCGCGTACGCCAAGGGCCTTCAGGACTGGCAGTCCGGCGGGCATGAATGGCATATGCGCTCCAGCCGCTATATGAACGGTGGGGGCGGGGGAGGGGAAGGCGTACGGTCCGCGCCTCTGCCGGGGGCGGGGGCCGTATCCGGGGGCGGGGCCGGGGCCGGAGGGAGGACCGGGGGTGGTGTGGGGGGCCTGGGGCCTGGGAATTCCGGGGCTCTTGTCGGGTGGTCGCCCTTCTTCCTGAACAGGCTGGGAACTTCGGCGGTGGATCTCCCCAAGGCACTGGCCGAGGCGGCGGCCACGGTGGCGGCCGGCGCGGATACGGTGGCGGCCGGCGCCAAAGGGCTGCGTCGCTACACCCATGTCCCGTACGAGAAGGTCGGCCCCTCCCGGCTCCCCGAATTCTTCATGCCCTTCGAGGTCACGCTCAGTCCGCACCTGGAGACCTCCCGGCGGAACACGGTCCAATGGGCGCGCCACGTGGGCTTCTTCGGGCCGCAGCCCGGCGTCCCGCACTCGGACATCTGGGATGAGGAGATGGTCGCCGGATTCGACTTCCCTCTGTGCTCAGCGGGGCTGCACCCGGACGCGACACCCGAGGAACTGGACCTGTCGGCGGCCTGGCTGACCTGGGGCACGTACGGGGACGACTACTACCCGAAGGTGTTCGGCCGTACCCGGGACCTCGCGGGCGCCAAGGTGTGCACCGACCGGCTGTCGGCCTTCATGCCCCTGGGGGACGGCGACGGCTACGGCGACGGCGACACGGGAGCCGCTGCCGAGCCCGTGTCCGTACCCGTACCCGAGCCCGCGTCCGTACACGTACCCGTGCCCGCGAACGCCATGGAGCGGGGGCTTGCCGACCTGTGGGCCCGTACGGCCGGGCCGATGACACCCGAGGCGCGCCGGGCGTTCCGTACCGCCATCGAGTCCATGACGACGAGCTGGCTGTGGGAACTGGACAACCAGGCGCAGAACCGGATTCCCGACCCGGTCGACTACATCGAGATGCGCCGCAGGACGTTCGGATCGGATCTCACGATGAGCCTGTGCCGGCTGGGACACGGGCGGCGGGTGCCGCCGGAGATCTACCGGAGCGGGCCCGTGCAGTCGCTCGAACACGCCGCCGCCGACTACGCGTGCCTGACAAACGACGTCTTCTCCTACCAGAAGGAGATCGAGTACGAGGGCGAGGTGCACAACGCCGTACTCGTCATCCAGAACTTCTTCGGCTGTGACTACCCGGCCGCCGTGCGCATCGTCCAGGACCTGATGACCTCCCGTATGCGGGAGTTCCAACACGTCGCCGGGCACGAACTACCGGTTCTGTACGATGACTTCGATCTCCCGGAGGAGACGCGTACGGTCCTGGACGGGTACGTTCGGGAGCTGGAGAACTGGATGTCGGGGATCCTGCTGTGGCACCGGCAGTGCCACCGCTACGGAGACGCCGACCTGCGGCACTGGGCGCGTCCGTACCCGCGGGGCGGGGCGGGTACGGGTCCGCGCGGCGGGGCGGCGGCGACGCGGTGGTCCGGTGGGCCGACGGGGCTGGGAACGTCAGCAGCCCGGCTGGTCGGTAGCCTGGCTGATCGGTAG
- a CDS encoding MMPL family transporter: MKERPITVPVATWSARHPWRAIVGWLVFVVLCVGIGSAVGTHSATTEDYRVGEAGRAEVMAAEGGLQRRPVEQVVISADSGTSAARAGAETGARSGATKDARADVRMDVRMDAAARDVRARMARLPEVAHVDAPVRSADGRTVLVTVTMKGAELDAKKHVDPLLAQTAAVRKSHPGLRVEQTGTPSIGKGLDQQRGDDLLLSEVITLPVTLITLLLVFGSVLMAGVPLLLALSSITATVGLSMVASHLLPDAGVGTNVILLIGLAVGVDYALFYLKREREERARHGGRLAPEALVELAAATAGRAIAVSGLAVIVSTATLYLASDVIFSSLATGTVLVVSVSVVSSLTALPALLVTLGRRAERRAARRIAKGRAPRVRNGAQAGTGRVWRAMLRPASEHPRITLCVSVLVMIVLALPVAGLKLVDPGKDSFSRDIAALRTYDRLHAAFPELRVRHQVVVRADPSRTSQVGDALRELAARAQADPLFTGNTGHIKPAERNAVRPSIRTSIRTSIRTSDDGRISALELSVPYRASSEEALRSLAHLREDYLPATVGKVPGVQAGVTGDVPRSVDYVDHQNRKLPLVVGFLLLLTFVMTVLAFRSVVIGLLGAVLNLLSAASALGLLVLVFQGTWAEDLLGFRSLGGIAARVPLFLLVILFGLSMDYQVFVVSRIREAVLRGVPTRKAVPAGIGNSAKVVTSAAIVMVSVFAAFVFLHLTEMKQIGFSLAVAVLLDAFVVRVMILPSVLTLLGERSWWPSRGAGRLFGHRPESGRAENGRAENSWAENGQPPGHDAVVQGTPGSR, encoded by the coding sequence GTGAAAGAGCGGCCGATCACCGTGCCGGTGGCGACCTGGAGCGCCCGCCACCCCTGGCGCGCGATCGTGGGGTGGCTGGTCTTCGTCGTGCTCTGTGTCGGCATCGGCTCGGCGGTCGGCACCCACAGCGCCACCACCGAGGACTACCGCGTCGGGGAGGCCGGCCGTGCCGAGGTGATGGCAGCCGAGGGCGGCCTCCAGCGCAGACCGGTGGAGCAGGTCGTCATCTCCGCCGATTCAGGAACGTCGGCGGCCCGCGCCGGCGCGGAGACGGGCGCGCGGTCCGGCGCGACGAAAGACGCGCGGGCAGATGTACGGATGGACGTACGGATGGACGCCGCGGCCCGGGACGTACGGGCCCGGATGGCGCGGTTGCCGGAGGTGGCGCACGTGGACGCGCCGGTCCGCTCCGCCGACGGCCGTACCGTCCTGGTCACGGTGACCATGAAGGGCGCGGAGCTGGACGCCAAGAAGCACGTCGATCCGCTGCTCGCCCAGACAGCGGCGGTGCGCAAGAGTCACCCCGGTCTGCGGGTGGAGCAGACCGGTACCCCTTCGATCGGCAAGGGCCTGGACCAGCAGCGCGGCGACGACCTCCTGCTCTCCGAAGTGATCACGCTGCCGGTCACGCTGATCACCCTGCTGCTCGTCTTCGGCTCGGTGCTGATGGCCGGGGTGCCGCTGCTGCTGGCGCTGTCCTCGATCACCGCCACGGTCGGGCTGTCGATGGTGGCCTCGCACCTCCTGCCGGACGCGGGCGTCGGCACCAACGTCATCCTGCTGATCGGCCTGGCCGTCGGCGTCGACTACGCGCTCTTCTACCTCAAGCGCGAGCGGGAGGAACGGGCCCGGCACGGCGGCCGGCTCGCGCCGGAGGCCCTGGTGGAGCTGGCCGCGGCCACGGCCGGCCGGGCGATCGCGGTCTCCGGGCTCGCGGTGATCGTCTCCACCGCCACCCTCTACCTCGCCTCGGACGTCATCTTCTCCTCGCTGGCCACCGGTACCGTCCTGGTCGTCTCGGTCTCCGTCGTCAGCTCGCTGACCGCGTTGCCCGCCCTGCTGGTCACGCTCGGACGCCGCGCCGAGCGCCGGGCCGCGCGCCGGATCGCCAAGGGCCGCGCGCCCCGCGTACGCAACGGTGCGCAAGCCGGAACCGGGCGCGTATGGCGCGCCATGCTCCGGCCCGCGAGCGAACACCCCCGGATCACCCTGTGCGTCTCGGTGCTCGTCATGATCGTCCTTGCCCTGCCGGTCGCCGGCCTGAAGCTGGTCGACCCCGGCAAGGACAGCTTCTCGCGTGACATCGCGGCCCTGCGGACGTACGACCGGCTGCACGCCGCCTTCCCCGAACTGCGCGTACGGCATCAGGTCGTCGTACGCGCCGACCCCTCCCGTACGTCCCAGGTGGGCGACGCGCTGCGGGAGCTGGCGGCCCGTGCGCAGGCCGACCCGCTGTTCACCGGGAACACAGGGCACATCAAGCCCGCGGAGCGGAACGCGGTACGGCCTTCGATACGGACCTCGATACGGACCTCGATACGGACCTCGGACGACGGCCGGATCAGCGCGCTGGAGCTGTCGGTTCCGTACCGGGCGAGCTCCGAGGAGGCGCTGCGGTCGCTGGCACACCTGCGGGAGGACTACCTGCCCGCCACGGTCGGCAAGGTGCCCGGCGTGCAGGCCGGGGTCACCGGTGACGTACCGCGTTCCGTGGACTACGTGGACCACCAGAACCGGAAGTTGCCGCTGGTCGTCGGGTTCCTGCTGCTGCTGACCTTCGTGATGACGGTCCTCGCGTTCCGGTCGGTGGTCATCGGGCTGCTCGGGGCGGTGCTCAACCTGCTGTCCGCCGCCTCCGCCCTCGGCCTGCTGGTCCTGGTCTTCCAGGGGACGTGGGCCGAGGACCTGCTCGGCTTCCGGTCCCTCGGCGGGATCGCCGCACGTGTCCCGCTGTTCCTCCTGGTGATCCTCTTCGGGCTGTCGATGGACTACCAGGTGTTCGTGGTCAGCCGGATCAGGGAGGCCGTACTGCGCGGCGTGCCCACCCGGAAGGCGGTGCCGGCCGGGATCGGCAACTCGGCCAAGGTCGTGACCAGCGCGGCGATCGTGATGGTGTCGGTGTTCGCCGCCTTCGTCTTCCTGCACCTGACCGAGATGAAACAGATCGGGTTCAGCCTGGCGGTCGCCGTTCTGCTGGACGCCTTCGTCGTCCGCGTCATGATCCTGCCGTCGGTGCTGACGCTGCTGGGCGAGCGGAGCTGGTGGCCGTCGCGTGGGGCGGGCCGGCTGTTCGGCCACCGACCGGAGAGCGGTCGGGCGGAGAACGGTCGGGCGGAGAACAGTTGGGCGGAGAACGGTCAGCCGCCGGGCCATGATGCGGTGGTCCAGGGGACACCGGGGAGTCGCTGA
- a CDS encoding winged helix-turn-helix domain-containing protein, whose product MNSEELLALLAAVGHAQRLRIIAELADGRLYVSELARRLGMSRPLLYMHLDRLEKAGLLVGRLELSADGKALKYFELAPFELRLNVETVLAAVREDRSDSEEGMDSSGSTDKGASGGTEESRRTEESRRTSESGRTGKSRHSGEPANTGGPVGAAGPNDLKGDA is encoded by the coding sequence ATGAACAGCGAGGAGCTGCTGGCCCTGCTCGCCGCCGTGGGCCATGCGCAGCGCCTGCGGATCATCGCCGAACTCGCCGACGGCCGGCTGTACGTCAGCGAGCTGGCCCGCCGCCTGGGCATGTCCCGGCCGCTGCTCTACATGCACTTGGACCGCCTGGAGAAGGCCGGCCTTCTGGTCGGACGGCTGGAACTGTCCGCGGACGGCAAGGCACTGAAGTACTTCGAACTCGCCCCGTTCGAGCTGCGCCTGAACGTGGAAACAGTCCTCGCCGCCGTCCGGGAGGACCGGTCGGACAGCGAGGAAGGCATGGATTCCTCCGGGAGCACGGACAAGGGTGCGTCCGGAGGTACGGAGGAATCCCGGCGTACGGAGGAATCTCGCCGTACGAGCGAATCCGGACGTACGGGCAAATCCAGGCATTCGGGCGAGCCCGCAAACACCGGTGGACCGGTGGGCGCAGCAGGACCGAACGACCTTAAGGGGGACGCGTAA
- a CDS encoding sigma-70 family RNA polymerase sigma factor produces the protein MEYTAAPPSAPVRIAVPGPWRALWRRLSRSARPASHDMYEPAYAPGSTIPDPPAPAVPYAATTPPRASGPHTAPAPSPGPQPTISELYHAQRLNMVRLAVLLVDDRATAEDVVQDAFAALYRRHGERLGEVDNAPAYLRTAVVNAARSVLRRRRTARAYTPPYEVDAPSAEEHIVLDEEHREVLAALGQLTARRREVLVLRYWSDLTEAQIAATLGISRGSVKSIASRALDSLEKILEARS, from the coding sequence ATGGAGTACACCGCTGCCCCGCCCAGCGCCCCGGTACGGATCGCCGTGCCGGGGCCGTGGCGTGCTCTGTGGCGACGCCTGTCGCGCAGCGCCCGCCCGGCGTCCCACGACATGTACGAGCCGGCGTACGCGCCGGGGTCCACGATCCCGGACCCGCCCGCGCCCGCCGTTCCGTACGCCGCCACCACGCCCCCACGCGCCTCCGGACCTCACACCGCCCCCGCTCCTAGTCCCGGACCGCAGCCGACGATCAGCGAGCTGTACCACGCGCAACGCCTGAACATGGTGCGGCTGGCGGTCCTGCTCGTGGACGACCGCGCCACGGCCGAGGACGTCGTCCAGGACGCCTTCGCCGCCCTCTACAGACGCCACGGCGAGCGGCTCGGCGAGGTCGACAACGCGCCGGCCTATCTGCGGACCGCCGTTGTCAACGCCGCGCGTTCGGTACTGCGGCGTCGGCGCACGGCTCGCGCGTACACGCCCCCGTACGAGGTCGACGCGCCGTCCGCCGAGGAGCACATCGTCCTCGACGAGGAGCACCGCGAGGTGCTGGCCGCGCTGGGGCAGTTGACCGCCCGCCGCCGCGAGGTGCTCGTCCTGCGGTACTGGAGCGATCTGACCGAGGCACAGATCGCGGCGACACTCGGCATCAGCCGCGGTTCGGTGAAGTCGATCGCCAGCCGGGCACTGGACTCCCTGGAAAAGATCTTGGAGGCCCGGTCATGA
- a CDS encoding type II toxin-antitoxin system VapB family antitoxin, translated as MIFKRIGNGRPYPDHGRESTRQWADVAPRPVRLDQLVTTKQQLDLETLLAEDSTFYGDLFAHVVKWQGDLYLEDGLHRAVRAALQQRQVLHARVLELG; from the coding sequence GTGATCTTCAAGCGCATCGGAAATGGGCGGCCGTACCCTGACCACGGCCGGGAGAGCACCCGCCAGTGGGCGGATGTCGCCCCTCGCCCGGTACGCCTTGACCAGTTGGTGACCACCAAGCAGCAGCTCGACCTGGAGACGCTGCTCGCGGAGGACTCGACGTTCTACGGCGACCTGTTCGCCCACGTCGTGAAATGGCAGGGCGATCTCTACCTGGAGGACGGGCTGCACCGCGCCGTGCGTGCCGCGCTCCAGCAGCGCCAGGTCCTGCACGCCCGCGTGCTGGAACTCGGCTGA